The following are encoded together in the Humulus lupulus chromosome 5, drHumLupu1.1, whole genome shotgun sequence genome:
- the LOC133779762 gene encoding uncharacterized mitochondrial protein AtMg00810-like, whose protein sequence is MSGCKPVATPIEPRGKYKKEKGKTVHKGMYQQLVGKLIYLSHTRFDIAFAVSLVSQYMYNPLEEHLEAVYKVLRYLKKTPGIGLLYKKNEERGVEAFTDVDWAGSIEDRRSTIGYCTKVWGNLVTWRSKKQPVVAQSKIGKFSNILFYRE, encoded by the coding sequence ATGAGTGGCTGTAAACCAGTTGCAACACCGATTGAACCAAGAGGCAAGTACAAAAAGGAAAAAGGGAAGACAGTTCACAAAGGTATGTATCAGCAGCTAGTGGGAAAACTGATCTATCTATCTCACACAAGATTTGATATTGCATTTGCTGTAAGCTTGGTTAGTCAATACATGTACAATCCTTTAGAAGAACACTTGGAAGCAGTGTATAAAGTCTTGCGCTATCTAAAGAAAACACCAGGGATTGGGTTATTGTATAAGAAAAATGAAGAGCGAGGTGTTGAGGCCTTCACAGATGTGGATTGGGCAGGATCAATTGAGGATAGAAGATCAACAATTGGTTATTGCACTAAAGTTTGGGGGAACTTGGTTACTTGGAGGAGTAAGAAGCAACCAGTGGTAGCTCAGTCAAAAATAGGGAAATTTTCTAATATATTATTTTATCGTGAATGA